From the Streptococcus halotolerans genome, the window CCATGTTATACTTGCCGTCATTCCAGATGATATGAACGATTGGCAATTTAAGACGAACGGCTGTTTCTAACTCTTGTCCTGAGAAAAGGAAGCCCCCATCACCAGATACAGAAACAACTTTCGTATTGGGACGAATTAAAGCTGCAGAGATTGCCCAAGGAAGTGCTACACCAAGCGTCTGCATACCATTTGAGAACAGAAGGTGACGTGCTTCGTATGACTTGAAGTAACGTGCCATCCAAATGTAGTGACTACCAACATCAACCGTAACGGTCATATCATCAGTCACCTGGTCTTGCAAGCGATCAATCAAGTCTAGTGGGTGCAAGCGACCTTCTTGGGTTTGGCTACGGTCAAATTTAACATCTTTATTGGTTATATCACGCAGACATGCCAAGTATTCACGAGAGCCTTCTGGTAATTGGTAACCTTTAATGGCAGGCAAGAGCAAATCAAGTGTGCCAGCAATATCACCGATCAATTCACGCTCAGGTTGGAAGTAAGTATCGATTTCCGCTTGATCCACATCGATAACCACGATCCGTGCTGAAATTTCAGCATTCCAGTTACGTGCTTCGTATTCGATAGGGTCATAACCAATGGCAATAACAAGGTCAGATTTTTTAAGTAACATGTCACCAGGCTGGTTACGGAAAAGACCGACCCGTCCGAAGAATGTTTCATCTTCAAGCTCGCGTGAGACAATTCCCGCACCTTGGAAAGTTTCCACAACTGGAAGATTAGTCGACTCTAACAGACGGCGGATGCTGGCTGTGACTTTAGCTGAAGAGGCACCGTTACCTAGTAGCAATACTGGTAATACAGCGTTTTTGATCGCTTGGGCTAAATAGTTAATATCTTCAACGGATGCCGACCCTAATTTGGGTTCTGTTAATGGTTTAATAGCCTTAACAGAAACCTTGCTATCGGTAACGTCTTGAGGGATTGAGATGAAACTAGCTCCTGGTTTACCTTCTTTGGCTAAACGATAAGCATTGGCAATGGTTTCAGAAAGCGTATCTGGATCATGCACTTCTGCTGAATACTTGGTAATAGGGTCAAGCATGGCTACATTATTCATTGATTGGTGAGCACGTTTGAGAAGATCAGCACGCTTAACCTGACCACCGAGGGCTAAAACGGCATCTCCTTCATCAGTCGCTGTGACAAGTCCTGTTGCTAAGTTAGAGACACCTGGTCCACTTGTTACTAAGACAACTCCTGGTTCACCAGTAATACGGCCAACCGCCTGTGCCATAAAAGCAGCGTTTTGCTCGTGACGAGCCACGATTAATTCTGGTCCTTTATCTTCAAGAGTGTCAAAAACACGGTCGATTTTAGCTCCGGGAATTCCAAACACATAATCAACTTTATGGTTAATCAAACTATCTACTACTAAATCAGCACCAAAAGCTTGTTTTTCTTCAGTCATGACTTTTTCTCCAATCTTTTTTATCGATTTTATTATAGCACTTTTTAGAAAAGTTTGTGAAATTTTCATTTGTGAAATCATTATTTTAATTACAAAAAAGAATTTGAGTACTCTCAAATCCTTTAAAAGTCTAATTCTTCCAAGAAGTTTTGCATGTTTAAATCATCTGGCACCAAGGTTAAGTAAGCTTTGGCTGTTGCCTCTGCCTGTTTAACTTGACCGAATTCTCTTAAGATATAAGCATAATCGTGAAGAAACTCTGGATTTTGGTTGAGGTCTTTTGCGATGTCTTGGTAAATTGTAAAAGCCTCCTCCTCTTGATCTAGTGCCTGATAAGCTTTGGCAATATTCCATTTGGTCAAAAGGTTATCAACATCTTCTTCTGCCAAGCTTACAACCTCCTCATAACGCTCTTCTTCTATGTAGAGATTGGTTAAACG encodes:
- the alsS gene encoding acetolactate synthase AlsS; this translates as MTEEKQAFGADLVVDSLINHKVDYVFGIPGAKIDRVFDTLEDKGPELIVARHEQNAAFMAQAVGRITGEPGVVLVTSGPGVSNLATGLVTATDEGDAVLALGGQVKRADLLKRAHQSMNNVAMLDPITKYSAEVHDPDTLSETIANAYRLAKEGKPGASFISIPQDVTDSKVSVKAIKPLTEPKLGSASVEDINYLAQAIKNAVLPVLLLGNGASSAKVTASIRRLLESTNLPVVETFQGAGIVSRELEDETFFGRVGLFRNQPGDMLLKKSDLVIAIGYDPIEYEARNWNAEISARIVVIDVDQAEIDTYFQPERELIGDIAGTLDLLLPAIKGYQLPEGSREYLACLRDITNKDVKFDRSQTQEGRLHPLDLIDRLQDQVTDDMTVTVDVGSHYIWMARYFKSYEARHLLFSNGMQTLGVALPWAISAALIRPNTKVVSVSGDGGFLFSGQELETAVRLKLPIVHIIWNDGKYNMVEFQEEMKYGRSSGVAFGPVDYVRYAESFGAKGYRATSKEEFSTILEKALAEAANGPVLIDVPVDYKDNIKLGETILPDEFY